The following coding sequences are from one Nicotiana tabacum cultivar K326 chromosome 1, ASM71507v2, whole genome shotgun sequence window:
- the LOC107780590 gene encoding small ribosomal subunit protein uS17-like gives MAEQTEKAFLKQPGVFLSSKKTGKGKRPGKGGNRYFKSIGLGFKTPREATEGTYIDKKCPFTGNVSIRGRILAGTCHSAKMNRTIIVRRNYLHYVKKYQRYEKRHSNIPAHISPCFRVKEGDHVIIGQCRPLSKTVRFNVLKVIPAGSAGGGKKAFTGM, from the exons ATGGCCGAACAG ACGGAGAAGGCGTTCTTGAAGCAGCCAGGTGTTTTTCTTAG CTCGAAGAAGACAGGGAAGGGGAAGAGACCAGGGAAGGGAGGTAACCGCTACTTCAAGAGCATTGGTCTAGGGTTCAAGACTCCTCGTGAGGCTACTGAAG GTACGTACATTGACAAGAAATGTCCATTTACTGGAAATGTTTCAATCAGAGGTCGTATCCTTGCTGGTACATGCCATAGTGCCAAGATGAACAGAACCATCATTGTTCGTCGGAACTACCTGCATTATGTCAAGAAGTACCAGAG ATATGAGAAGAGGCATTCAAATATCCCAGCTCACATATCACCTTGCTTCCGTGTGAAAGAGGGAGATCATGTTATCATTGGACAGTGCAG GCCTTTGTCCAAGACTGTGAGGTTTAATGTGTTAAAGGTGATTCCAGCTGGTTCTGCTGGTGGTGGCAAGAAAGCATTTACAGGAATGTGA
- the LOC107780591 gene encoding ubiquitin-like domain-containing protein CIP73, whose translation MGNNGAEDVKICGFDDAKCPETTVEIKIKTLDSQTYTLRVDKCVPVPALKEQIATVTGVLSEQQRLICRGKVLKDDQLLSAYHVEDGHTLHLVVRQPSSESTPDPQGTASASSSGHIQGNRVGPGVVVGTYNLSEHGDGTFPDLNRIISAVLGSFGVASVGNEGIDLNGLGAASMGNMRNSDQLPTEHASTTNQSGSGIGASARATGFPVEALQPPVIPDSLTTLTQYLTNLTEEFRANARRQSEIALTAGICGADRPDSNAPSHTTRQRGLPTPASLGEVMLSMQRLLTEQAAECLLQFSKLLENQANITEPTQRLRIQSHALRTGDLFQKLGALLLELGRTTMTLRMGQTADDAVVNAGPAVFVSTAGPNPIMVQPLPFQPGANFGAIPVGTVQNDGGLSGPSIGSGFTPRNIDIRIRTGSFTPSTLNRREPAGSQRPVQATPAASNGGNPDEETNGGARSSSAMESGVRVVPIRTVVTTVPASVGHSASDSSRGSMGLFYPVLARVQHISSRNSNNSAAAQASAVNNSHEVEAEQPPNPDSAGERQTSGFAGAEGNFGSFSELSSSDEFSTQFQSRIDQIYRSFFTGENPHPENVIGGNNSATGGSVAAEDIGNSQATAMAAGEEGVILSNILRHIMPIISESAGTDNSSSDRPNLDEDRSDHGSMQDQENMEQASSSDRCHNLSLPPSSKRQKRE comes from the exons ATGGGTAACAACGGTGCTGAGGACGTAAAAATTTGTGGGTTTGATGATGCTAAATGTCCTGAGACCACTGTTGAAATAAAGATAAAGACATTGGACTCGCAGACATATACATTACGAGTGGATAAATGT GTTCCAGTTCCAGCACTGAAGGAACAAATTGCCACAGTTACTGGTGTCTTGTCAGAACAACAACGGCTCATATGCCGGGGGAAAGTGTTGAAGGATGATCAGCTCCTTTCAGCTTACC ATGTAGAAGATGGACACACTTTGCATTTGGTTGTGAGGCAACCTTCATCAGAGAGCACCCCTGATCCTCAAG GGACTGCTTCTGCATCAAGTTCTGGGCATATTCAAGGAAACCGAGTGGGTCCTGGTGTAGTTGTTGGAACGTACAACTTATCCGAACACGGAGATGGAACTTTCCCTGACCTGAATCGG ATTATCTCAGCTGTGcttgggtcatttggagttgcAAGCGTTGGCAACGAGGGGATTGATCTCAAT GGTCTTGGTGCAGCTAGTATGGGAAATATGAGAAATTCTGACCAACTGCCGACTGAACATGCTAGTACAACCAATCAATCTGGTTCCGGTATTGGCGCTTCTGCACGTGCAACAGGTTTCCCAGTGGAAGCTCTGCAACCGCCG GTTATTCCCGATTCTCTGACAACTTTAACACAGTATTTGACTAATTTGACTGAAGAGTTCAGAGCAAATG CAAGGAGACAAAGTGAGATTGCACTAACTGCTGGGATCTGTGGAGCTGATAGACCAGATTCTAATGCACCCTCACATACCACTAGACAGAGAGGCCTTCCAACGCCTGCATCCTTGGGAGAGGTGATGCTCTCGATGCAACGATTACTCACTGAACAAGCTGCAGAGTGCTTGTTG CAATTTTCGAAGCTGCTAGAGAATCAAGCAAATATCACAGAACCAACACAAAGATTGAGAATTCAATCGCATGCTTTAAGAACTGGAGATCTATTCCAAAAATTAGGTGCTTTGCTGCTTGAGCTTGGTCGGACAACAATGACATTGCGAATGGGTCAAACAGCG GATGATGCTGTGGTGAATGCTGGACCTGCTGTTTTTGTGTCTACTGCTGGCCCTAATCCTATTATGGTTCAG CCACTACCTTTCCAGCCGGGTGCAAATTTTGGTGCCATTCCTGTTGGAACTGTACAAAATGACGGTGGACTTTCTGGACCATCTATTGGTTCTGGTTTTACTCCTAGGAATATTGACATCAGAATACGAACAG GTTCATTTACGCCTTCAACTCTTAATCGAAGAGAGCCTGCTGGTTCACAGCGTCCAGTTCAAGCTACTCCTGCAGCTTCTAATGGTGGAAATCCTGATGAAGAGACCAATGGAGGCGCTAGAAGCTCTTCTGCCATGGAGTCTGGAGTGCGGGTGGTTCCTATCAGGACAGTCGTTACTACAGTTCCAGCTTCTGTTGGGCATTCAGCTTCTGATTCATCTCGAGGTTCCATGGGATTATTTTATCCAGTTTTAGCAAGAGTTCAACATATCAGCTCCAGGAATTCTAATAATTCTGCAGCTGCTCAAGCATCTGCCGTAAATAATTCACATGAAGTTGAGGCTGAACAACCGCCTAATCCTGATTCTGCTGGGGAACGGCAAACTAGTGGATTTGCTGGTGCTGAAG GTAATTTTGGCTCATTTAGTGAACTATCAAGCAGTGACGAGTTCTCCACACAGTTCCAAAGTAGAATTGACCAAATTTATAGGTCATTTTTCACTGGAGAAAATCCACATCCTGAGAATGTCATTGGAGGTAACAATTCTGCCACTGGAGGTAGTGTGGCTGCTGAAGACATTGGTAATTCTCAGGCTACGGCCATGGCAGCAGGCGAGGAAGGAGTTATTTTGTCAAATATACTTCGTCATATCATGCCGATTATCTCTGAATCTGCAGGAACTGATAATTCATCTAGTGATAGACCAAATCTTGACGAGGATAGAAGTGACCATGGTTCAATGCAG GATCAAGAAAACATGGAGCAAGCAAGTTCTTCAGACAGGTGCCACAATCTTTCATTGCCACCAAGTTCAAAGCGTCAAAAG CGAGAATGA
- the LOC142162609 gene encoding uncharacterized protein LOC142162609 has product MDTIIWNVRSVNTMQAFERLITMHRKHHFEFIGILEPMQQSHKMERYRARIGLAQAVVNVSHKIWAFIDEIFEVTILYNMTQQLTLRLTHSETHVELILTLVYAKCDRTERIELWDSLYAMSSDMTIPWLVGGDFNVIWDEEEKFGGLPVSLIEVDDFRHCINTCNLTDLGFKGSIFTWWNGKSEEDCIFKRLDRCLGNNELQ; this is encoded by the coding sequence ATGGATACCATTATATGGAATGTCAGGTCAGTAAACACGATGCAAGCATTTGAAAGGCTGATTACAATGCACAGAAAACATCATTTTGAGTTCATAGGAATCCTTGAGCCCATGCAACAGTCTCACAAAATGGAGAGGTATAGAGCAAGAATTGGTCTGGCACAAGCTGTGGTGAATGTGTCACACAAGATTTGGGCATTTATTGATGAAATTTTTGAGGttactattttatataacatgaCTCAACAGCTGACTTTGAGATTAACGCACTCTGAAACACATGTTGAGCTCATCCTTACACTAGTCTATGCCAAATGTGATCGCACTGAAAGAATAGAACTGTGGGATTCATTGTATGCAATGTCATCAGATATGACAATACCTTGGCTAGTCGGAGGCGACTTTAATGTGATATGGGATGAGGAAGAGAAATTTGGGGGCTTGCCAGTTTCTCTCATTGAAGTAGACGACTTCAGGCACTGCATCAACACCTGCAACTTGACAGACTTGGGTTTTAAAGGAAgcatatttacatggtggaatggaaaATCAGAGGAGGACTGCATTTTTAAAAGATTGGACAGATGTCTTGGCAATAATGAGTTACAATAG